GCCCCCCTCCCCCATTATGGGATGTCTGAGGAGCAGCCAGAGCGCCTCCATCCCTCGGCAGCTTCCCCGACCCGGCCGGCACCGAGAGCGCAGGTAAGAGACGGCTCTGGACCAATCAGAAACAAGATACCTGAGAAACAGTTAAGGGCTCTGGGCCAATCAGAAACAAGATACCTGAGAATGGTCGAGTCAATAAGCTCTTTTACAGCTGACGTCatcaaaaatatgcaaatatatcaGATCATATAATCATCAGATCGTGACTATCAGTCTTATGCGTCTGTGGTTTggttttggccgtcgccatcttgtttttttgcatccagaagtgacatgaagtgaaaacaaactgtgaaagagttaaagttgtaagatgaaaacatgGATTAACTCCCAGATCTGACAAcgctaaagcataccctgctctacggtctatttgactctaaatttaccataatttactaaatgaacatcatgctgtattgaagaagacttgaaactagagattgagaccataaacttatgtttacaatgtttactgagggaataaatcaagagagaagtagagtcattttctcatagacttcgatacaaccagaggagtcgccccctgatggacagtagagagaatgcagctttaacacatgaagcttcgACTTCCCTTtacagaaccagaggttgtctCCTTATTGATCTGTGATTCAGTCATTCTGGCTTTCTCTCCAGAATTCCAtcaaaataactaataaataaacGTTTCTTTGTAAAGTTTATCAAACCAACAATATCAAATCACAGGTTTGAAGGCCACATGAGGCAGCCAGTCTTGTTTGTCTGTTAACTCTACATGTATAAACGAGAGATCatgatgatttatttgtcattactCGTCACATACAGAACCCTACAGCTGGAGTGGATGTTAAAATTTATATTCCACACTTAGAGGGAATCCAGGACCCCAGAATGTGGCcatgaatatttcatgaatCGTTGGATATAAAGTAaacctcagcctccctcttaTGAATTATTACTGCGTCTCTGTCTAATGTGCTGTGTTTATAAAGTCTCCTCTGCTGCCACACGGTCACAGCCTCCATCAAGAGTCCAGTTACTCTGACAGGAAACGTAACGCCACCGGGGGAATCCCCGAAGACCGGACCGGAGACCAGAGTCTGGAAGAGATTTAGAATCATTACGTTTGATGCACTGAGATGAAACagtgacataaaataaaatgagattaGATTTAACTTTATTAATACTGAAGGAGATTATTAACAGAAGAATagcaaaaaacaatagaataaaaatgtaaatatatataaacaatagaataacaaatGTTACGTTTAAAAGAAGTAATTCTGACACCAAtgcaaaatagaatagaattaagagtaaggtaaataaatacaataaagaattcaactaaaattaaaaaaaggaaatttcaACAAcacttatataatattttatgtgATTTCACTTATTAtcttataaaataaagtgagaaagataaataaacaaaagtaaaatactaATACAAATTCTgtagcaaaagtaaaaaagtatttctctttcattcattttctttcttaccTTTTAAGTTCGGAATTAACgtttaaaaacagctttatttattattcaacattaaattaaatacataaaacttGGAGACTCTCTTCAGTTATTAGTTAAACTTTGAGTAGGTTTTATTAGTGTATTTTGTAGGAAGtctgtaaaaacattcattaataTCCACCAATCTTTAGAAGAACTAGCTTCCTGcatcaaaaaaaacacctgaatcTTCAGGAACCCGCTCAGGTCGAACTGAGCTGGAAGGTTTTCCAGCTCGATGCCAAAGAAACTAAAATGTGGGCCAGGCCTCCACACAGACGTCCCAGAGGTCCAGTCTGAACTCCACACAGATAATCTGGATCTGTTTCACAGCCTGAGAACAACCAGGAACTCAAATCTAAGATGTGTTTCTACCAAATTCAGTGTTCGAACACTCTGTAGACTGATCTTAGTGGTAGTGaagtaaaacacataaataatatattatatatcagtCTGTGAGAAACCGTTTATGTTACTGTAGAGCAGCTTCTTGtatcatttccattttcatgcatttaaatTTTCTCCTCCAAGCCACCACATGGTACAGAAAATGTTAATATCCATTTATATTTGGATCTTTCCgctcttctcttccttttctccctctcgAGATTTTACAGTTACATAAAACCAGAGTTCAGCTGAAGACAGCTCtcatatttttcacattatacCTGCTATCATCAGATATTTGTGGTCGTTATTAAAACAATGAGTTTGACCGTAATGTCCATAACTTCCTAGACCACAGGGTTTATCTGCTCGGAGgtttttaaatttagatttcCACGTCTAAAactaaaatcataataatacaaGTAATGGATCATTTGTACAAAAGTCTTTATAGAAAaccataaaaaatatatatttgacacTTTCTGTTAAAACCTGGTATTTGTGCACAGTGTCATATAAAGATCAGTATCAGCATTATATTATGTGTAGACTTAGATTCCAGTGGCGAATGCATAGTGTTGTTGTCGACTCttgtaaaataactttatttatgctGACAAATCTGGAGAGTTCTAGTCATAAAAGaaagtttatttaataaaaacagacttACTCATTTAATCTGATGAATCACTTTATTCAAAAGTAAAGGAGTTTTAAGGagttgtgattattttattttaagggaGGGTGGGCTCAGCTTTTTGATGATAGGGGGACTTCAAAGTAAAAGGTTGGTAACCACTGTACTATATGATGTATAAATACTCTGACTGAGGTGTTGTGTTCTCCATCCAGTTTCTCCTCGGGCTCGATGCCCCTTCAGAGGACCCAGTGGGCTTGTGTCTGCTGTACGTTCCTGAACGCAGCCGGCGCCCCTCGCTGCTCCATCTGTGAAGCCCCCCGACGAAGACCAGAGGCCCGGTGGACGTGGCAGGGGACCGGCAGGGAGGACAGACGCTGGTCCTGTCCGCACTGCACGCTGTCCAACCCCGCCGACCGCACGGCCTGCTCGCTGTGCGGCTACTCCGGCGCTCTGGACCGACCCCGGGGGGGCTCGTCTGAAGAACGGCCCCCCCTCGGCGCTCCAGCAGCTGCTCCGGACCCCTGAGGCCAGAGGACGCCGTCATTAAGAGCCTGGTTTGGGAGTGTTTGAGGTGCACGCTGCAGAACACCCCGACCTCCATGTCCTGCTCGGCTTGTGGCGGACCACGCAAACTGTCCCTTCCCCTGATCCCCGCCGATGCTCTGTTCATACCGGAGGAACAAACCGGAGTAGGACAGCCTGAGCCTGCAGCGGGGGCTGTCCTTGTCCATAACCACCGGAGGAGAGAGTTTACCGGTGGAAGCTtctcatccacacacaaactccTCATTGCTCCTCTCCTCAGGTCATCACAATCCTCTCCCCTGCAGCCGCAGAGAGGTGCCTCCTCCAGAAGGTTGCCTCAGTCAAACTCCCACCTTGAGTGCTTCTCCATCAACGCTCGCCGTTTCACTTCTCGCCGCCCAACCAGAGCTTCCGCCCGGCAGACGGCTCAGCATCCTCAAGGAGGAGATGTCGCCGCTGTCTCCTGCTCCGGATGCCTCCGCATCGTTCCCACCGTGCGTCGTCGCCGCCGTTACCAGCTCAGAGGAGTGGGCGTGTCCAGCCTGCACCCTCATCAACAGGGTCAAAGCCAAACACTGCCTCGCCTGCCACACGCCGCAGCGACACGCCACCCAGCTGCAGCTGGCGGCGGCCACGAAGAGGAAGGAGAGCatgctggtggaggagctgcGACAAAGTGACGAGGGAGAGGCCAAGCAGCTGTGGGAGAACATCGTCAGCTTCTGCAGAGAGGTTTGTGCACTGTAGTATATAATTTGATATCAAATGATAAAGGAAGATGTCCTGGTCCgttgatgcagtttcaacaatttctttattgaatcaatgcatcTGAAGTCATTCTGCACAGAATGGAGCCCATACAGAGATTCAGCATGGACTGAGGCTCTCAGCCTTCAGTCTGAACAAAGTATAGCAGAATAggataaaatacactacagcACCTTTAAGTTCACTGTGTTACAAAAAAAGCTACTTTCTTGAcgtgcaaaattatcttttaaatgttccaacatcatatgtgtaattcatggcacaattcaaacaagatcaaaaatatatttctctctcttgttgacTATTGTACATAGCTTTTCATAAAATAAGGTCCAGGAACGGGACTTCTCCTCTCTATGGACCTCATAGTAAAGCAGGAGACATCTCGTGTCCCGCAGTTAAACAATACTTGGATATTCATAGttcatagttgtttttttgtgatgaagAAGGAGATGATGCAATTTTAAGACGTttttaaacagtatttaaagTTTCAAGTTAATCACAAATCTAATCGGCTCGTATCAAATGCACAACAATCAAGAAGCATCGATGTCAAaggaaatgttaaatatgtattttttttttaaatgacacaaataaaaacaatatctcgcattattatatatttatattgaaatgtaaaaacagtaaaaaaaatattggaaaagtattttgtttcGTCATCAAACTCAATGGTGTTGTTTGAAGCTGTAGTCGTGCTTTTATGTCTTTAAAGATGTCTGGAGCTGctctttaaattaaaacagaacaCCAGATGATGGAGCTTTCAAGTCACTGTGAGAGAAGACgtgacaaaaatataattttagcTCCATGATAGTTAACCGTACAGTATAAAAAACCCATGACTTTTCGAATCAGAAGCATCTGAGATAATCAAAGCTAAACTCATAACTTTAAGTAAATTACAATCCATATCATACAGTGAACTTCTCATCCACTCACAGTAAACCTCTGTTCCAGAAGCATCTTCTAGAAACACAGTATCCTACTacattatttgttctttttatttgtattcaaccaggaaaataAAAGTCTATTTTTATCAGTAGTCtggaaaagataaaacaaacaaataccaaGTTATAAACAGAAGAGTAAACATAAAATCATGATTTGCTTTTCTAATACAATCTTTCaaaagattttgttttaaaaagcaactTAAAACAACCCATGATAAAACCATACACATAATCAAAAATCctctaaattaattaaaatgatgaaactTTCCCTGAACTCACCTGAGGTTGTTCCTGTGATTTGATTGGCACGTTCCCAGAACACCGTGACGTTTGTGGACGACAGCTTCCCTCCAGGTCCGAAGTCCGTGGGCTTCCCGTCGGACGACAGCGTCCAACATCGCGTCAGGAAGTGGTTTCGTCCGCAGGAAATCAACTGCTGCAACTCCAGAGACCGCGCCGTGAAGTGGTCCGTTTTCCGCACGCTCCGGCCGTCAGACATCCTGCAGGGACTTCTGGGTAACTGCTGGTGAGCCCGGGCTACAGGAAAGACAGATGTGGCACAAACAAATATTCCTTTTTGTATACTTTCCTTATTAGATTTTCAAGAAACACAAACGATACATAACTAATCAACTCCACTAACTTTCCAAGTTTGTATGTTCACGATCATACTTTTCAAATAGTTCTTCTTTTCCATTAATAGAATAGTTAATTATTTGAAGGATATACCTGCAGACAGTTAccaatacttaaaaaaataagcaaagatCATAGGCCTACTTGACAAAACCTGttacatatataaaaacatataagataataaaaaatgtttaaaataaaatgtataaaataaaaatgtataagataaaaaaatgtgtaagtaTAAGTAAAAACataagaatataaaaatgtatacaataagataaaaacatcttaaaatacttttactttgaatgcaggacttaaACTTGTAACATTAGTATTTAAACATATGTACATATTAACAAATATCTTTACTTTATAGTAAAACAAGGTTTACTTATTTAAGGGATCTAAacacttcttccacctctgttTAATATTCAGAAGATAAGATGATTAATACAGTGTGAAATAATAATCTGTATTACTTTAATACTTCATTCACAGAGATAAAGTGCACTGAACAGGTGACCCTGAGAGGTTTGTACCTGTGTTCCTTTAAACTCCGGATGGATCCAGTTATTCTGTGTATGATGAATGTTTCGGAGAACAGGTTCCTGAGTGCCCTGGCTGTTCTGGCCGAACGTCCCGAGCTGGTGGAGAAGGTGATGGTGACGCGCTCGCTGTGTGCAGAAGGAGCCTATCAGGTGCGTCTGTGCAAAGACGGCCGATGGACCACGGTGCTGGTGGACGACATGCTGCCGTGTGACGACAACGGacacctcctcttctctcaggTGAGACGTTTGATTCTGAACgctcacatacatacattttctcGTAGCAATCGGGAGTAAATATGTAACGCAAGCTTTATTTAAGGCCCCCGTTGGTTCATTACAAGGTGGAGTTCAGCTTGTGTCCCTGTGATGGGTTTCATAAGCTCAGTCagctttttagattttaaactAAATTCAACACTTGTTGAAGTCCCACAATGTGTGTGAATCTTTATGAGGTCACCTTTTGGTTTGAAGTCATCGTTTTGGCATTTTGTATTTCAGCCGTCATTCTCTTGGTCTTtgtccgtcaccatcttggttttcgtCTTTGCCTTTATGGGGTTAGGCCGTCGCCATCATGGTTTGGGCCGTCCCAATCTTAGTTTTGGGCAGTCGTCATCTTCGTTTTTAACCATCACCAGCTTGGTTTTGGCTGAAACTATCTTGCTTTTCATCCATTGGCATCGTGGTTTTAGtctttgtccttgtttttttttgtccttcaacATCTTGGTTTTAGTCAATCACAATCTTGGTTTTCATCTGTCACCATTGTAATTTTTGTCTTTgccattttggtttttgtcCGTCGCCATTATGGTTTTTGTCTTTGCTATCATAGTTTTTGGTCGTCACCATTGGTTTTTGTCCATCACCATCGTAGTTTTTGTCCTTGCCACCTTGGTTTTCGTCAGTCAACATCTTGGTTTTCatccgttgccatcttggtttttgtctctGCTATCAATCTTTTTTGTCTGgtgccatcttggttttcgtctgtcaccatcttggttttggccatcgccatccaGCTTTTGGCTCTTCCTCTTTATGGTTTTGGTCCGTCAACCTTCACGGTTTTGGGGAGTCGccatattgttttctttaccttaccatcttggtttttggattTCCGGATTCAATGATGTTCTAAAAAACAAACGGATAAAATCATTGCTTGTTGCTCTGGCGGGGCGGGGGAACCAACAACATAGTGATGGGGAAATACTGCTCTTTAATCTCTGAGTGTGCAGCATTGCTGTTCCTCTGCTCATCATTAGAAGTGATTTTTAACCTGTTGTACAGGAGGAAATGAAttccttcctcttccctctccagGCCCAGAGGAAGCAGCTCTGGGTGGCTCTGATTGAAAAGGCGCTGGCCAAGCTCCACGGCTCCTACTTTGCTTTGCAGGCCGGTCGTGCCATCGAGGGCCTCTCCACGCTGACGGGGGCGCCCTGCGAGTCACTGGCCCTCCAGGTCAGTGCCACCAACCCAAAGGAGGAACCCATCGACACCGACCTCATCTGGGCCAAGATGCTGAGCTCCAAGGAAGCAGGGTGAGTGTCGGGAGGAGGATCGTTCTTCATTTTCTGCTAAAAATGAGTCCTAAcgctttatttttttgtgctgcTAGTTTCCTGATGGGGGCGTCTTGTGGAGGTGGAAACATGAAGGTGGATGACGCGGAGTACGAGTCCCTGGGTTTACGTCCACGACACGCTTACTCTGTCCTGGATGTGAGGGATGTAGACGCTCACAGGTGAGGACTCAAGTCTGTTTTGTCTCCAAGGAAATGTACAGGTAGATAAAGTGACACTGCACCCCACGTCTCAAATCTTTGGAGTGTCACCTTTTTATATCCAGTTTGTTACCATTGTACCAATATAAAGCCAAAGATAGGGATAgattctgctgtaaaaaaattgtattaattgtAAATGATTCTGCTTTCCATCCCTCAAGATAACACAaactttttaaagctgcacttcgAGTAAGAATGGAACAAtctgacttttcctctccaGATACAGATATCCAAACTTGGCTATATGTCATCACAagtgcactatttctctcaaaTTTAGATCTACAGAGTGGAGTCACAGTTTCATTTCAGCGGGTGTTTGCCTGGTTGAGACATTCTAACAGAGgttgaatatgtatttttctggATTTACTAAAGTCACGCTATTCAAAAGAAAGACCATGgtggaaaaagaaacatgattttAGCTTTTTCATATTTGCAGAAATATAAATGGCATTAGATAAAGAGTCGCTTCACGAAATCTGAATATATTTCTactaaatttagattttttttaaagagtggaATCTAATGCATTCTGTAAAACACAACTTATTGGAAACAGTTGTACACCTTCAGTCTATTCAGGCTTGTTAATGCATCATTTTGAGATTTAATTGTTTTAGGCCGTCTCATTTCtgcttcctttgttttttttaaggttactGCAGCTGAGGAACCCGTGGGGTCGATTCTCCTGGACTGGACCCTGGGCCGACGACTGGCCCAACTGGCCTCCACACCTGAAGAGGGGGTTGTGCGCCCAGCGAGCCGAGGACGGCCTGTTCTGGATGGACTTCTGGGATTTCATCAGGTAGATCAGGAGTCAAGGCTGCACTTTAGAACGGTGTGATCTACTACACTTGTTTACATTCACTGATGTAGTCAGTGatgtcacctattggtttgtggactggcGTTTTGAAGCTTGGAGTTAGCATTTttgcagtcgccatcttggtttttctttgtggtttttggTCTTCAACATCTTGTTTATTGGTCATCACCATCTTGTTTATTAGAAACCAGAAGGGACACCAGAAGATGGAGCCAAGTGAACCAAATGCTTAATAAGACATTAACAGACCAAAGTTTTACAATAAATTTACAGGaaggaaaacacactgaaagggtTATATTTGTTGGACAAAAACAAGGATAACTCCAGACAAAGCcatggtgtcgacctgtcagtGTGTAGCccagccctaaagcataccctgctttatggtccattgactctaaatgggccataatttactaaatgaacatcatgctgtattgaagaagacttgaaactagatgttgagaccataaagtcatgtttacaatgtttactgagggaataaatcaagagagaagtagagtcattttctcatagacttctatacaaccagaggagtcgccccctaatggacaggagagagaatgcagcttcaACACATGACTTTACTTTAAAGAACCATAGGTTGCTGCtagattatttaattaatgaaagaataaatatgTGTTGATGCGTTCACTAatgtctctgagtgtgtgtttgaccccATCAGGTACTTTGACTCCGTGGATATCTGTAAGATTCATTCAGACTGGCAGGAGGTCCGAGCGCCGGGTGTTTTCCCCCGAGGAGCCGACGTCCCGGTGACGGTGGCGTCCCTCACAGTGATGGAGAGAACGGCCATGGAGCTGGCTTTGTTCCAGCAGGGCAGCCGGTACGACAACGCTGAAAAAACCTTCTCACTGTTACTTATTAAAGAATGAAAGAAGACAATCACTGCAGGAAAGTCTGGCTGAAGATCCCTCCAGGACAAAATACTTTGCAAGGATTAGTAATTTATGTCTGACATTGCTTCTCATAGGAGAGTTggaatactttttatttatattcttaaaataaCTTCTCCTACCAGAAATCCAGAATTTAAAGTCCTGGATATCTGCAAACTTTCTTCCTATTAATAAGAATAAAGTTGCAGAGTTTAGCCTCCTTTCTGTCTCCTCGCTTTGGCATCTCAACCCTGAAAGACTTTAGTAGACATAACATCACGCAAATCTATTGTCAAGTTTAAAAATTTCAACACAAAATACTCAAATTTGCATCTTTGCATTAACTTTGTATACAATTCCGGTGGACGAAAAGGTTTGCTCTGGGTTTGGTTTGAACACACAATAAGAGTCACATTTGATTCAACGTTGAACATATTGGTcctcacattttaaatactgaGCTTCCAAGCTAAATAGAGtatgaatatattatattaatattctctcttcttttattgtttctgcatgTTTGTAAAGGGTAAATAATACAtaactttgtcattttaatcttatattctgattttagggtgactttgtaacatctgtaaAGGAATACACATAATGATagtgatgttttattaatgttcaatgtccctaccaaataaaaataaattaaataaatgagtcaACCATAATGCCATGAGGTAAGAAAGACTATTAAAGATGGCTGCATAAACTAAACTTGTCTCCTGCGTCCTCAGGCGGTGGGACACGGCGGAGAGCCACCTGTTGGATCTGTGCGTGTTGTTGTTCCGGGTCTCCTTCGACAGCTCGGGGACGCCGGCGCTCGGCCGTCTGCTGGCTCACAGCCGGCGCTCGGTGAGGAGGTTTGTGAGCTGCGACGTGATGCTGGAGCCGGGAGAATACGCCGTGCTCTGCTGCGCCTTCA
This genomic window from Anoplopoma fimbria isolate UVic2021 breed Golden Eagle Sablefish chromosome 11, Afim_UVic_2022, whole genome shotgun sequence contains:
- the LOC129098481 gene encoding LOW QUALITY PROTEIN: calpain-15-like (The sequence of the model RefSeq protein was modified relative to this genomic sequence to represent the inferred CDS: inserted 3 bases in 2 codons); protein product: MGGSSSSLVEEADGDDAAPRGAALPPSPIMGCLRSSQSASIPRQLPRPGRHRERSFSSGSMPLQRTQWACVCCTFLNAAGAPRCSICEAPRRRPEARWTWQGTGREDRRWSCPHCTLSNPADRTACSLCGYSGALDRPRGGSSEERPXPRRSSSCSGPLRPEDAVIKSLVWECLRCTLQNTPTSMSCSACGGPRKLSLPLIPADALFIPEEQTGVGQPEPAAGXLSLSITTGGESLPVEASHPHTNSSLLLSSGHHNPLPCSRREVPPPEGCLSQTPTLSASPSTLAVSLLAAQPELPPGRRLSILKEEMSPLSPAPDASASFPPCVVAAVTSSEEWACPACTLINRVKAKHCLACHTPQRHATQLQLAAATKRKESMLVEELRQSDEGEAKQLWENIVSFCRENTVTFVDDSFPPGPKSVGFPSDDSVQHRVRKWFRPQEINCCNSRDRAVKWSVFRTLRPSDILQGLLGNCWFLSALAVLAERPELVEKVMVTRSLCAEGAYQVRLCKDGRWTTVLVDDMLPCDDNGHLLFSQAQRKQLWVALIEKALAKLHGSYFALQAGRAIEGLSTLTGAPCESLALQVSATNPKEEPIDTDLIWAKMLSSKEAGFLMGASCGGGNMKVDDAEYESLGLRPRHAYSVLDVRDVDAHRLLQLRNPWGRFSWTGPWADDWPNWPPHLKRGLCAQRAEDGLFWMDFWDFIRYFDSVDICKIHSDWQEVRAPGVFPRGADVPVTVASLTVMERTAMELALFQQGSRRWDTAESHLLDLCVLLFRVSFDSSGTPALGRLLAHSRRSVRRFVSCDVMLEPGEYAVLCCAFNHWHSATAQGTTSGGRSEEPGYMLAVYSSRLVMVEQVTASNTTIADAVIQLMETKGERHEGREGMTCYYLTHGWAGLIVMVENRHPRHHLHVSCDCSDSFNVVSTRCSLKTVDSIPPLHRQVLVVLSQLEGNAGFSITHRLAHRKAVQASLGNWSPSKAKHSPALSPETSGLHQPRPL